One window from the genome of Candidatus Liberimonas magnetica encodes:
- a CDS encoding T9SS type A sorting domain-containing protein, whose product MKIKNCYKFILLFLYGFLFFYSKCLAASASANYTLVNYSLNSSAAAGLSSENNKAKAAIGQNIVVLSESPLYKSLPGYISGITATALTFASDTLDNVYVYPNPYKPSSQGSIYQAQYLTFKNLPQRATIKIFSLSGELIAALEKDSSLNQCQWVPKNDAGNRLSSGLYFYYITDGQGRKSKGKFTVIR is encoded by the coding sequence ATGAAAATAAAAAACTGTTATAAATTTATTTTATTGTTTCTCTATGGTTTTCTGTTTTTTTATTCCAAATGCCTGGCGGCAAGCGCGAGCGCTAACTATACGCTTGTCAATTACAGCTTGAATTCAAGCGCGGCAGCGGGGCTTTCCTCTGAAAATAACAAAGCGAAGGCGGCGATAGGGCAGAACATAGTTGTCTTAAGCGAAAGCCCGCTTTATAAGTCCCTGCCGGGCTACATCTCCGGGATTACGGCTACTGCGCTGACCTTTGCCTCGGATACCCTGGACAACGTTTACGTTTACCCTAACCCTTATAAGCCAAGCTCACAGGGAAGCATTTATCAGGCCCAGTACCTGACGTTTAAAAACCTTCCCCAGAGAGCTACAATAAAAATTTTCAGCCTCTCGGGTGAGTTGATAGCCGCGCTTGAAAAAGATTCAAGCTTGAACCAGTGCCAGTGGGTTCCGAAAAATGATGCCGGGAACCGGTTGTCGAGCGGTTTATATTTTTATTACATTACAGATGGCCAGGGAAGAAAATCAAAAGGCAAATTTACCGTAATACGCTAA
- a CDS encoding PorV/PorQ family protein gives MKNKSGIILVLWFALAGFASISKAALFSRDDAGTTSAQFLKLGTGARPVAMGEAFTGLADDINAIYWNPAGLTNINNREITAMRAQWFEDVSFNWAAYTQPAFGGSLGLGLFYLGSGDIKKYDNTGKARNESYSGFDSALSVSYARQSLSIPLGITVKFLNSKLEEESASGIAADIGLLKTLSKAKDIIFGLALQNIGTGLKYVQDNSPLPLTLRAGVSFKQLNKKLLLVSDLNFPVDNEINAHLGAEYKQNFGAFDLFPRVGFKTNTVRSRDVLSGVSGGFGISYNDISVNYAWVPYWELGATQRVDIGFKFSETKKKIKIDYSSYSSQYACVDCVNIAAQNIHFDFGNYSVKEIEMPILDTVAALIFKYDPYKVRISGHSDTVEDKAFGKDISFMRANFVMKYLVERGVPQDKIYAAGYGSDLPVEPNDAEAGRSKNRRVEFLITDNKGGEELKFSLYASLKEKEELINMDLKLGQSLFAEDNYDKAIEEFKKVLQLDPDNTEAKEYIRKAEDMKIGKKSVTADNIDKKITRMRGYFQNGQELFKKGKYRKSIKEFEKVLKIDPMHVKSMRYILRATEEINK, from the coding sequence ATGAAGAATAAATCCGGAATTATCCTTGTTTTATGGTTTGCGCTTGCAGGTTTTGCTTCTATTTCAAAAGCGGCTCTATTTTCCAGGGATGACGCAGGGACTACTTCGGCACAGTTTTTAAAACTCGGGACAGGCGCAAGGCCTGTTGCCATGGGCGAGGCCTTCACCGGCCTGGCAGACGACATAAATGCGATATACTGGAACCCTGCAGGCCTGACAAACATAAATAATAGGGAAATTACAGCAATGAGGGCTCAGTGGTTCGAAGACGTTTCTTTCAACTGGGCAGCCTATACTCAGCCTGCCTTTGGCGGCAGTCTCGGGTTAGGGTTGTTTTATCTCGGGTCAGGTGATATAAAAAAATACGACAATACAGGTAAGGCAAGAAACGAGTCTTACAGCGGTTTTGACTCTGCTTTAAGCGTTTCCTACGCAAGGCAGTCGCTCTCTATACCGCTCGGCATTACAGTGAAGTTCCTGAATTCAAAACTGGAGGAGGAGTCTGCCTCTGGCATTGCTGCGGATATAGGGTTGCTTAAGACGCTATCCAAAGCAAAAGATATTATTTTCGGCCTTGCCCTGCAAAACATAGGGACAGGTTTAAAGTATGTCCAGGATAACTCACCGCTTCCTTTGACGTTGAGGGCAGGCGTTTCGTTTAAACAGCTCAACAAAAAACTCCTTCTTGTTTCAGACCTGAACTTTCCCGTTGATAATGAAATAAATGCACACCTGGGAGCCGAATACAAACAGAATTTTGGCGCGTTTGACCTGTTCCCCAGAGTAGGTTTTAAGACAAATACGGTCCGCTCTAGGGATGTTTTGTCCGGGGTTTCCGGAGGCTTCGGCATTTCTTATAACGATATAAGCGTAAACTACGCCTGGGTCCCGTATTGGGAGCTGGGAGCTACCCAGAGGGTTGACATCGGGTTTAAGTTCAGCGAAACAAAAAAGAAAATAAAAATAGACTATTCCTCATATTCATCGCAGTATGCCTGTGTTGATTGTGTTAACATAGCAGCTCAAAACATCCACTTCGATTTCGGCAATTATAGCGTCAAAGAAATAGAAATGCCGATCCTGGATACCGTAGCCGCTCTGATATTCAAATACGACCCTTACAAAGTGCGCATTTCAGGGCATTCTGACACCGTGGAGGATAAAGCTTTTGGCAAAGATATCTCTTTTATGAGAGCGAATTTTGTTATGAAGTATTTAGTTGAAAGAGGCGTTCCGCAGGACAAGATTTATGCGGCAGGCTACGGGAGTGATTTACCCGTAGAACCTAACGACGCCGAAGCGGGGCGAAGCAAAAACAGGCGGGTAGAGTTTTTAATAACCGATAATAAAGGCGGAGAAGAATTAAAGTTTTCACTTTATGCTTCTTTAAAGGAAAAAGAAGAACTTATAAACATGGATTTAAAGCTTGGCCAGAGCCTATTTGCAGAAGATAACTATGATAAAGCTATAGAGGAATTTAAAAAAGTTTTACAGCTTGACCCTGACAATACCGAGGCCAAAGAGTATATAAGGAAGGCCGAAGACATGAAAATCGGCAAAAAGAGCGTAACGGCTGATAATATAGATAAAAAGATAACCAGGATGCGCGGGTATTTTCAGAATGGGCAGGAGTTATTTAAAAAAGGAAAATACAGGAAATCAATTAAAGAATTTGAAAAGGTTTTAAAAATAGACCCTATGCATGTCAAATCTATGAGATATATCTTGCGTGCCACAGAAGAGATTAATAAATAG
- a CDS encoding MoxR family ATPase — translation MKDKNDLALVEKLQEGYKSIKDQLSKVIVGQDEVIEKLLIALFSKGHVLIVGVPGLAKTLLISSLANILDLNFSRIQFTPDLMPADITGTELIEQDPSTGKRSFRFVKGPLFGQIILADEINRTPPKTQAALLQAMQEYKITAGGQTYPLMLPFFVLATQNPIEQEGTYPLPEAQLDRFFFQINIDYPSAEQEKAIITRTTGAYEPKLEKVLAANEILSLQEIVRKVPASDHAVDFAVRLTRSSRPNEKDSPDFIKQFVSWGAGPRGAQALIIGAKARAILSGRYAVSIEDIKELVYTSLRHRVLVNFHAEAEGITSEEIIKRLLAQVASE, via the coding sequence ATCAAGGACAAGAACGACCTGGCTCTCGTTGAAAAACTTCAGGAAGGATATAAATCTATCAAGGACCAGCTGTCAAAGGTCATAGTGGGACAGGACGAAGTTATTGAAAAACTTTTAATAGCGCTTTTTTCTAAGGGCCATGTTTTGATAGTAGGGGTGCCCGGCCTTGCAAAGACACTCCTTATCTCAAGCCTTGCAAACATCCTGGACCTCAATTTTAGCAGGATACAGTTCACTCCTGACCTTATGCCCGCGGACATTACAGGCACTGAGCTGATAGAACAGGATCCGTCTACAGGCAAAAGGAGTTTCAGGTTCGTCAAAGGGCCGTTGTTCGGGCAGATAATCCTTGCAGATGAAATAAACCGCACTCCTCCTAAGACCCAGGCAGCTCTGCTCCAGGCGATGCAGGAATATAAGATAACAGCAGGCGGCCAGACCTATCCTTTGATGCTTCCTTTTTTTGTTCTGGCTACCCAGAATCCCATAGAACAGGAAGGTACCTACCCTTTGCCGGAAGCGCAGCTGGACAGGTTTTTCTTTCAGATAAATATTGATTATCCGAGCGCAGAACAGGAAAAGGCGATCATTACGCGGACGACCGGTGCCTACGAACCTAAACTTGAGAAAGTGCTGGCTGCAAATGAAATTTTAAGCCTTCAGGAAATTGTGAGAAAAGTCCCTGCCTCGGACCATGCAGTCGATTTTGCTGTCCGTTTGACCAGGTCATCGAGGCCGAATGAAAAAGACTCACCTGATTTTATTAAGCAGTTCGTAAGCTGGGGAGCCGGCCCGCGCGGAGCCCAGGCCTTGATAATCGGCGCCAAGGCGAGGGCTATCCTGTCCGGCCGCTATGCGGTTTCAATAGAAGATATTAAGGAACTGGTTTACACGAGCTTGCGGCACAGGGTTTTAGTTAATTTTCATGCAGAAGCTGAAGGAATAACCAGCGAAGAGATAATAAAGCGGTTGTTAGCTCAAGTCGCAAGCGAATAA
- a CDS encoding DUF58 domain-containing protein → MKFFDPVSLAKLANMHIRAKSVVEGLLSGLHNSPYKGHSLEFSQHREYSYGDELRHIDWKVFGRSDKFFIKQFQDETNLRGYILLDASGSMNFASSGHITKLDYAKFLAASLAYLFLHQEDSASLSAFDSGLRFYLPPRHQLSHLSVIFDKLEELSSGGETEIENVLKLFGQYLKKRGLIIFISDLLADPQNVLKALKYLRFRHHEIIVLQVLDPSEVKFPFLGDNLFIHLENEKEIFADADTLRAEYIKLFKQFLDEYKTGFRKADIDYYLITTDTPVEIALGQCLSNRS, encoded by the coding sequence ATGAAATTTTTCGATCCGGTTTCTCTGGCAAAACTTGCAAATATGCATATCCGGGCAAAATCCGTGGTAGAAGGCCTTTTGTCCGGGCTGCATAACAGCCCTTATAAAGGGCATTCGCTTGAGTTTTCCCAGCACAGGGAATATTCCTACGGCGACGAGTTAAGGCATATTGACTGGAAGGTTTTCGGCAGGTCCGATAAATTCTTCATAAAACAATTCCAGGATGAAACAAATTTAAGGGGCTATATACTTTTAGACGCTTCAGGTTCCATGAACTTTGCCTCAAGCGGGCATATAACCAAGCTTGATTATGCCAAATTTCTTGCCGCTTCATTGGCCTACCTTTTCCTTCACCAGGAGGATTCCGCATCTTTGAGCGCTTTTGATTCCGGCCTTCGTTTTTATCTTCCTCCAAGGCACCAACTCTCGCATCTTTCGGTAATCTTTGATAAATTAGAGGAATTATCAAGCGGAGGCGAGACCGAGATAGAAAATGTCCTGAAGCTGTTCGGCCAATATTTAAAAAAGCGGGGGCTTATAATCTTTATCTCCGACCTCTTAGCGGACCCGCAGAACGTCCTTAAGGCCTTAAAATACCTGCGTTTCAGGCACCATGAGATAATCGTCCTTCAGGTGCTTGACCCAAGTGAGGTAAAATTCCCTTTCCTGGGAGACAATCTTTTCATCCATCTGGAAAATGAAAAAGAAATCTTTGCCGATGCGGATACGCTGCGGGCAGAATACATAAAACTTTTCAAACAATTCCTGGATGAATACAAAACCGGTTTCCGCAAGGCCGATATAGATTATTATTTGATAACCACAGATACACCGGTCGAGATCGCCCTGGGACAGTGCTTGAGCAATAGAAGCTAA
- a CDS encoding VWA domain-containing protein — protein sequence MNLSFLNISILWALPVVLLPLILHLFFKKNPKKQEFSDFRFIYLALQKLQNKFRLRQYLLLLTRMLILFLLVLFFAKPILQFNLQKGSESKDNLIALVLLIDTSYSMDYNQEGRPRFEHNKVIAKKIISMLSARDRIGIIAYSNRIEAATPSLSNDKKYLLKIIDELKVTNRPTDFSAAWPVLKQLLGQFPASNQAAVVLSDLASHGFNTTLPEDDRSIKVFYFKPKGGDNYWLNEVKAGFSDVQNMWNIESVCRFDSGKYPFLWPVNYFIDNKKAGSDVLDVSSKDKIKVFFSCPGETDGLPFRARLEQDNLDRDNNYYLLLDQPKKCKTWIVDGDPRFGGVTSESFYLKNALLNAVTVGEDKVDETQLKPPGVVILANLRKDHENIDRFINSGGGALIFLGDRTADEFNPDYLPGNIGSRFEKTQSINWESKDHVLNKLMDMSEFEIANIAVNQGFVLQAKPGSQVLASLSSGWPYLLESKYGDGRVILCATRANREWGNIVSKTVFMPLIKNIAAYLSGGAEETNTASLKIGEAFRYKTSMPDSRVLKPDGTVVKAVKGGEEALFTDTEEPGIYAMVSGGRVIKKFAVNLDTSIESELSPAGDTSLKRYFSKNYLIKLDEANWESQFISAISGKDISRWLLLIIFLLIIAEIYLANPMSKKIN from the coding sequence ATGAATCTTTCTTTCCTTAATATTTCAATTCTCTGGGCCTTGCCTGTAGTATTATTACCGCTTATACTCCATCTTTTTTTCAAGAAGAACCCGAAAAAACAAGAGTTCAGCGATTTTCGTTTTATCTATCTTGCATTACAAAAACTGCAGAATAAATTCAGGTTGAGGCAGTATTTATTGCTTTTAACCAGGATGCTTATACTCTTTCTTTTGGTATTGTTTTTTGCAAAACCGATACTGCAATTCAACTTGCAGAAAGGTTCCGAAAGTAAAGATAACCTGATAGCCCTGGTTTTATTGATAGATACTTCATATTCCATGGACTACAACCAGGAAGGCAGGCCGCGCTTTGAACATAACAAAGTGATAGCAAAAAAGATAATTTCTATGCTTTCTGCAAGAGACAGGATAGGCATCATAGCATATTCAAACAGGATAGAAGCTGCAACACCCAGCCTGAGCAACGACAAGAAATACCTTTTAAAGATAATCGATGAGCTGAAGGTTACTAACCGTCCGACCGATTTCAGCGCGGCGTGGCCTGTCTTAAAACAGCTCCTGGGCCAGTTCCCGGCGTCAAACCAGGCGGCGGTCGTACTTTCCGACCTTGCTTCTCACGGGTTTAACACAACCCTGCCGGAAGATGACAGGAGCATCAAGGTGTTTTATTTTAAGCCAAAAGGGGGGGATAACTATTGGTTAAATGAAGTAAAAGCGGGGTTCTCTGATGTTCAAAACATGTGGAATATAGAATCCGTGTGCAGGTTTGATTCCGGAAAGTACCCATTTTTATGGCCTGTGAACTATTTTATAGACAATAAGAAGGCAGGCAGTGATGTCCTTGATGTTTCATCGAAAGACAAAATAAAGGTTTTTTTCTCCTGCCCGGGTGAAACCGACGGCCTGCCTTTCAGGGCCAGGCTGGAACAGGATAACCTGGACAGGGATAATAATTATTACTTACTGCTTGACCAGCCAAAAAAATGCAAGACCTGGATAGTCGACGGGGACCCGAGGTTCGGAGGCGTTACGTCCGAGAGTTTTTATTTAAAGAATGCCCTCTTAAATGCCGTAACAGTAGGCGAAGACAAGGTAGATGAAACGCAGTTAAAGCCTCCCGGAGTCGTTATCCTTGCAAATTTAAGGAAAGACCATGAAAATATAGACCGGTTCATAAACTCCGGAGGAGGGGCGCTTATTTTTCTTGGCGACAGGACAGCTGATGAATTCAATCCCGATTACCTGCCGGGGAATATCGGTTCCAGGTTTGAGAAAACCCAAAGCATAAACTGGGAATCCAAGGACCATGTTTTGAACAAGTTAATGGATATGTCCGAATTTGAGATCGCCAATATCGCCGTAAATCAGGGTTTTGTGCTTCAGGCAAAACCGGGTTCTCAGGTACTGGCGAGCCTTTCATCGGGCTGGCCTTATCTGCTTGAATCGAAGTACGGCGACGGCAGGGTTATCCTGTGCGCGACCAGGGCAAACCGCGAGTGGGGCAACATCGTAAGTAAAACCGTTTTTATGCCCCTGATAAAAAATATCGCAGCTTATTTGTCCGGTGGTGCCGAGGAAACGAATACAGCTTCTTTAAAAATAGGCGAAGCTTTTAGGTATAAAACTTCTATGCCGGATAGCAGGGTTCTTAAGCCCGACGGCACTGTCGTAAAGGCTGTAAAGGGAGGCGAAGAGGCTCTTTTTACCGATACCGAAGAACCGGGCATATATGCTATGGTTTCAGGCGGCAGGGTTATAAAAAAGTTTGCGGTAAATCTAGACACATCTATTGAAAGCGAGCTTTCACCCGCGGGCGATACAAGCCTTAAGAGGTATTTTTCAAAGAATTACCTCATAAAGCTTGACGAAGCTAACTGGGAAAGCCAGTTCATTTCGGCCATATCCGGAAAAGATATATCCAGATGGCTGCTCCTAATCATATTTTTGCTTATAATAGCCGAAATTTATCTTGCAAACCCGATGTCTAAAAAAATAAATTAG
- a CDS encoding DUF4159 domain-containing protein: MMILRILLVIIFSINLCFSQEGNYFKFVQLKYDGKCDPYPEAWQDILEFITTTTTIKPLKERKLVTLDDEELFSYPYLFILGTESFPGLSDKDCAVIRRYLSNGGMIFAEDSSGIKGSAFDSSFRKEIAKAFPESKLKKLPFDHPLYRAYYLLRKVGGRRLTNNYMEGIDISGRTALIYSQNDLIGAWAKDRLGNYLWHCLPGEETQRFEAQKLTLNLIMYFVTGTYKSDAVHKPYIQEKLGR; encoded by the coding sequence ATGATGATTTTGAGGATACTTCTTGTTATAATCTTTTCAATAAATCTTTGTTTTTCCCAGGAAGGGAATTATTTTAAGTTCGTACAGCTGAAATATGACGGCAAATGTGACCCTTACCCGGAGGCCTGGCAGGATATACTGGAGTTTATTACCACTACTACTACAATAAAACCGCTCAAGGAAAGGAAACTGGTCACTTTAGATGACGAAGAACTGTTCTCATACCCGTATTTGTTCATCCTGGGCACAGAAAGCTTCCCGGGTTTAAGCGATAAAGACTGTGCTGTGATTAGGAGGTACCTCTCTAACGGCGGGATGATATTTGCCGAGGATTCTTCCGGGATAAAAGGCAGTGCTTTTGATTCTTCCTTCAGGAAAGAAATAGCCAAGGCCTTTCCTGAAAGCAAGCTTAAAAAACTGCCCTTTGACCACCCGCTTTACAGGGCTTATTATCTGTTAAGAAAGGTGGGAGGGAGGCGTTTGACAAATAATTATATGGAAGGAATAGATATTTCAGGAAGGACTGCGCTCATCTATTCGCAGAATGACCTTATCGGTGCCTGGGCAAAAGACCGTCTGGGGAATTACTTGTGGCACTGCCTGCCCGGGGAAGAGACCCAGAGGTTTGAAGCGCAGAAACTGACCTTGAACCTGATAATGTATTTTGTCACAGGCACCTATAAAAGCGATGCTGTGCATAAACCGTACATACAGGAAAAGCTGGGAAGATAA
- a CDS encoding glutamine amidotransferase: MSIELFKFDYIFALSVLLAAGGLVLLWHLQNRKAVFLWRAANIVVLLLLICQPVLVNYSSDDRPLVAVAVDVSPSMVTAGRIKTVEDILERNYESLSEKLRLKNYVFSSLSGQLNTGLDKYLKDKKSAESLGFYTDLYRSLWDIRRENGEKLSGIILLSDGNHNAGTLPESWIKELNIPVFPVNLGNKGGLKDLAINGLKVSDFAFKNLPLKITVNLSAIGFSGRYATVNLRRIDSNATLASHTAKINSDNESFDAVLDYTPSLSGRFMYEAEALPLKGETTLANNKKRFYLDIIRDKIRVLYLCGQPGPEYSFLRHYLKNDPLVELVSFVILRNPENITLVSDYDLSLIPFPVETIFVSDLKNFDVFILDNFTYRRFGFLPEYLANIKRWVVEKGGGLIMIGGENSFGKGGWAGTPLESILPVIFDKPQDEDENGLFSPKIEDTRQDIMRLNDDEKKNLELWKNAPQLEGCQALVKNLNAKVLLRHPWKNWVVLASWDIGKGRAAALGANTTWRWALAGQSTELYYSFWKNMIRYLSHSEKSFEGKINLDRPEYFSGQEYSLKLRGNKDLNRKNMKLVLVEPSGQRSELEVNKISEKEWEAKGVFRASGKYSFQFYLNENGVFAAKDSAGVDVKPFLLQEKTNLKQNDELLNSAAAESGGEYFDKDEILVNKLYSKLRDIKKRAVINKTTLWSNPWLMALIILSFLGEWIYRRKIGLW, translated from the coding sequence ATGAGCATTGAACTATTTAAATTTGATTATATTTTTGCTCTGTCTGTGCTTTTAGCCGCAGGCGGGCTGGTTTTGCTTTGGCATCTGCAGAACAGGAAGGCTGTTTTTTTATGGAGGGCGGCCAACATTGTAGTCCTTTTACTGCTTATCTGCCAGCCTGTGCTGGTAAATTATTCGAGCGACGACAGGCCCCTGGTGGCTGTTGCCGTAGATGTTTCTCCGAGCATGGTGACAGCAGGCCGGATAAAGACAGTGGAAGATATCCTGGAGCGAAACTATGAATCTTTGAGCGAAAAGCTAAGGCTTAAAAACTATGTTTTTTCGTCTTTGTCAGGCCAGTTAAATACCGGCCTTGATAAATATTTGAAAGACAAAAAATCAGCGGAATCGCTGGGTTTTTATACGGACCTCTACAGGTCGCTGTGGGACATAAGAAGAGAGAACGGCGAGAAATTGTCCGGCATAATACTTCTTTCGGACGGGAACCATAACGCCGGTACCCTGCCGGAGTCCTGGATAAAAGAGCTGAATATCCCTGTTTTCCCTGTCAATTTAGGAAATAAAGGCGGCTTAAAAGACCTGGCCATAAACGGTTTAAAAGTCAGCGATTTTGCTTTCAAGAACCTTCCTTTGAAGATAACGGTAAACTTAAGCGCTATCGGTTTTTCTGGCAGGTATGCCACGGTAAATTTAAGAAGGATTGATTCGAACGCAACACTTGCGTCGCATACGGCCAAAATAAACTCGGATAATGAGAGTTTTGATGCCGTCCTTGATTATACGCCGAGCCTGAGCGGCAGGTTCATGTATGAAGCCGAAGCCCTGCCTTTAAAAGGCGAAACAACCCTTGCAAATAACAAAAAACGATTTTATCTTGATATAATCCGCGACAAAATACGGGTGCTTTACCTCTGCGGCCAGCCGGGCCCGGAATATTCTTTTTTAAGGCACTATCTCAAAAACGACCCGCTGGTTGAGCTGGTATCTTTTGTTATCTTAAGGAACCCTGAGAACATTACCCTGGTATCGGATTACGACCTGTCCTTGATACCGTTTCCGGTGGAAACGATATTTGTCAGTGACCTGAAGAATTTTGATGTCTTTATACTTGATAACTTTACTTACCGGAGGTTCGGTTTCCTGCCGGAATACCTTGCCAATATCAAGAGATGGGTGGTTGAAAAGGGCGGCGGGCTTATCATGATAGGAGGAGAAAATTCTTTCGGGAAAGGCGGCTGGGCCGGGACTCCTCTGGAAAGTATCCTGCCTGTGATATTCGATAAACCGCAGGACGAAGACGAGAACGGGCTGTTCAGCCCTAAAATAGAGGATACGCGGCAGGACATAATGAGGTTAAACGATGACGAAAAAAAGAACCTGGAACTCTGGAAAAACGCCCCGCAGCTTGAGGGCTGCCAGGCGCTTGTTAAAAACTTAAATGCAAAGGTATTGCTGCGCCATCCATGGAAGAACTGGGTTGTGCTGGCCTCGTGGGATATAGGAAAAGGCAGGGCTGCCGCGCTTGGGGCCAATACGACCTGGCGCTGGGCTTTAGCCGGCCAATCAACGGAATTGTATTATAGTTTCTGGAAAAATATGATCCGCTACCTTTCGCATTCCGAAAAATCGTTCGAAGGGAAGATAAACTTAGACAGGCCGGAATACTTTTCCGGGCAGGAATACAGCTTAAAGCTAAGGGGGAACAAAGACCTGAATAGGAAAAATATGAAGCTTGTCCTGGTGGAGCCGTCAGGACAAAGGTCTGAACTGGAGGTTAACAAAATAAGCGAGAAAGAATGGGAAGCCAAAGGCGTATTTAGGGCCAGCGGGAAATACTCTTTTCAGTTTTATTTAAATGAGAACGGGGTTTTTGCTGCCAAGGATTCTGCCGGCGTGGACGTAAAACCATTTTTATTGCAGGAAAAAACGAACCTGAAACAGAACGATGAGCTCTTAAACAGCGCAGCCGCAGAGTCGGGCGGGGAATACTTTGATAAAGATGAAATATTGGTAAATAAGTTGTATAGTAAATTAAGGGATATAAAAAAGAGGGCTGTAATTAACAAAACAACTCTGTGGTCAAACCCCTGGCTTATGGCTCTTATTATCTTGAGTTTTTTAGGCGAGTGGATATACAGAAGAAAAATCGGGCTGTGGTGA